In the Glycine max cultivar Williams 82 chromosome 19, Glycine_max_v4.0, whole genome shotgun sequence genome, tagaaaaataaaaaatgaatacaaaATCTCAGTATTTCATATGGCTACTGTAAGGTCTAATTCAGTAATCCaccataaataatttaaagtaatACTGAGATGATCTAAATTCTAAAGCACATTTAATCATAGCCAATATGTTTCCGTGGATAAAACTTATACTTTTTCACTTGATAGCATTTCAAAATAACAAATCATATTAAAGCATGAATGGTGTGCTTATGCTAACTAGCCAACTACCAttattaagtttaaattataCTAGCAGGCTATATAAGTAACCACAGCAATGTAGCACATATCTATTCTAGACAAAATTTGAGTCAATTATCAAACAGTAaagtttagtaatgaattaaaTGTGAAATCAATTGTTGCTGCTGATTCCCAACAGAAATTGGTTTCTTTTGGTAATTTCAAAATGCAACTTCCTTTTATCTACGCAAGACTCTAAATCTCAAGTGCAAAATCTTAACGAGTACAAAAGACTTAATCCATGACTGACATAGGCTTTTTTCCCAATTTATATCAACTGACCTGCTTTTCTTTGATATTGTACTTCTTCAGGAGATTTTTCTTCTGCTTATCAGTCAGCACCTGCTGCTTTGGCTTCAATACATGCTTTGTAATATTAACAAGCAAGTCTGTGATCTAAACAGAAGGGAAAAAAAGGTTTCCATGAGTTGTTGGGCATGAAACTGATAATTTTTGTCAGCACAGATAAGAAAACTAGTCAATAAGTTTCatattagaagaaaaataaaattgcatacACATGATTCatgatgtaaaaaaaacttcgtaccccattgcccagaggctcttcgctatgcgaaggtatgggggagggatgttgtacgcagccttacccttgcatatgcaaagaggctgtttccggattcgaacccatgaccaacaagtcaccaaggcacaactttaccgctgcaccagggctcgccctcatgATTCATGATGTAagtattacataaaaaaaataacgggCTCAagggtgaagggagaagggagggGGGAGGTCGTGATTTTGAATCTCCCTACTGACATttccaacaaaactaacaaactaacatttactgataaaaaaacataagtgACGATAATTAGTTAGTGGATCACCACTGAAGCAAATCTGGATACAAAATGAAGCCATTCAGGATGAGATGCCATAGTTACTCAAAATCTGTAAGCATCACAAAACTCAATGTTGTCTTTAACAAAAATTGCAAGCCAAAGGTTTCTTCGTTGACAAACTCCCAGTTTATGCAGAATATCAGATATATTTGAAGCATGATCAAATAGGGATTTCAGTACATATATATCCATATTTATGATATCTGcgttttaatttatcataacaGTTCAAATAAAAAGTTTTCTATCACATGAAGAAATTTTCAAATGGGGAAGATTGTATCGCTACTTATGCTATATAATGATTGGATCTCTCCTAATAATGAACAAATGAATGGAATCCTCAGGAAGTTTCCAGGCTTCTAATCTGATTTTAAACATATGCTGGCTTCAAAGAGTATAAGgaatcattttcaattttttcttctttcccttCCACAAAGGAACAATTTCAAACTACATCCTTATTCTTTACCACTTAAATAGTACTagctatttttttaagttgtgtCTTCATGCAATTAAAGACACATACTCTTCTAACAACATTGTCTGAGTGTCCATGGGTTAGATTGCTAGCCAAGCATAAGTGAGTTATGATCATATTAGTAGCCAGGCCTTAAAATGACTAGATCAAGAGAGCAAGCCATGGTTTCCAATTGAGGAAAAAGCTCTTGATttcaagaaatcaagaagcactGAGAAACTGATGAAAATCaagagaaaatgaatgaaaaatgagagagagagagagagagtcaaaGAAACCTTCTGTTGTGAAATCATTAACTGAATGAACTTACTCAACTGTGGAGATTCTGTTACACTAATATCATATAGCGGATAGAGTCACAGGCATATAGAAGTCACATAATggttaaaatatatgatatatatcaattatatatgaataaaattaagttgtatgcaaataaaaatagaatacataaaaattagCATAATATTAACTCAAAATTTCAATTGGCAGGAGACTTGCCAGAGATGACAAGAGGATGCATGTGACCACAACACTCATAGCGGCTGCAATAGTAGACAGAGTCGTAATCATGGATCCGAGAAATTCCGCTATGTAATAGCGCTATAGCGGTTATTTAACAACACTACAGCTAAGCATAACCGAACTGAATATTACTCAAACACCATGAAATATCTGACACAAATACCTGTTCAACATGGTTAACCCAACTATTTCAAATGGCGTAGCGCAGAGGTCAGTAATGAAAAAATAGTGTCAACTGATCCTGTTAGAAATCCAACAAGTAATTTCATTGtgatccaacaaaaaaaaagcaaatcaaacaaaaccaaTCTCTAGAACAGCTATCAGAAGTACGTAAGACAGAATTACAAACCTGGAAAATTTCAACCTTGAAGGAGAAAAGATTGACTGCTTTCAAGGCCTGGCTAGTAATATGATTCTCCACTATCAACATGAGGCCAGTCAAAGTGTCTCTATTAATAATCTGCCCCGCAATGTTCTGAATGGCAGTAACTTTCACAACACCTGGCTCACAGAATATGACTAAAATCTGAAATCATCAACAATCAAGGACGAGGACTCCATATTACATTACTTTTACACAAAAACAAGCACAAAACATGTGAAAAATTTCAGTAGCAGTGCCCATGAACTGGTGTGTGTTGAGTGAGCattaacaaaattgattttggatgaAATTGATTTCGGTTAAAATTGATTCTAACGTAATGcgatttggatttttttatcctaaaaataagttaatagtaaaattcagtgaattttttttatataaagcaAAAATTAACCAAAGTTGCTTCAACTCAACATTAATCATGGACCAAGAATCAATTTTTCAACATGAACCCAAACATGTGAAATCTACCTAAAATCACATTAGCTggtatttcaaattcaaattggtTTTGGGTAATTCAACAGGAAGCCAAACACACACTTAATCCCAATGCGGTCCAAGTATCTGTTtagttttacaaaaatatcaggattgatttttgtttttggtttacaCCAAGGATATCTCCCAACCAATAATGGGAGACTAATTCCTTTAGAGATCGTAGACACCATTGAAGTGAATTCTGCCTCTTCCAACAAAGTCCTGTCCATTCAAATAGTCACAAATCAAACCCCTAACAACACGCTACCCAGACATTTACCAACTGTGCTGGACGTGATTTCAGTACAGTTACAGATGTTCTTTTGCCTTAGTTTAGAAAATTCACATAAGTTTTTCATCAAACTTTGCTcccagagtaaaaaaaaatgataatattaaatcaCTTCACCCCCAAATCAATTTAAACTAAATTCActttctttcaaaatcaatCTTACAACCGCTCACCTAAACATGCGCTATATAAAAACTGAATTTTTCTCAAGATTCTACGGGAAAGACATTGAAATAacgaaaatgaagaagaaaaagagatacCCTTTTGGAAGAGTTGGTGGCATGAGTGAGGGAGAGGCGAAGGCGATCAGGGTCCGGGGATTGACCATGCATGTCGTGGAAatcagagagagaaaggtcgATTTCGTGAGAGGGAATGGAATAGCCTCTGTTTTTTAGCATTTCGAGAGTGGTTGTGCGAGACAAGTAGTATCTGTGGCTCTCCACGATGCCATCATCCACGAACTTGCTCAAAcacccttttgcttcttcttcttcttcttcttcttcccctcCCACTCTCACCCACTCCAACAACCCATTCTCTGCTGTGAGTGCTGCTCTTCCGCTGCGGTTCTGTTCCAAATTTTAATGGATTGCTGattaataagaattaaattaaaatgacacaTATGAAAGAAAGCATTTACTGTTTGAGATTTCAGAAGTTgactttttctattttcaaatcatttatcCCCTTTCCACATAAGTGGTCTAAGTGTTCATTAGTTTCaagttaaaaaattgatttcataTGTTTGATATTAAGTTGGagaagaatttaaaaatttatattaaattttacttataacttaattttataataaagataTTCAAACGTAAATCTGTAAAGAAATATGCTGTTAACTTAAtgtaaaagaagaaagaaataagaaagcCCTTTCAAATTCTTACGTTataaaaaactaacatttgtcaaaaataaatataaaaaaaagatgttaTGCCACCGTCGATGAGCCACATGCCCACATTATAGTCAAGGGAAAAtaagtatttgaaaaataattataagctACAATTTTtagattcataaaaataatttatttttcaaaaaaaattaacaaaatttcaaCTGATTCTCCACGCATcgaacttattttataaatgacTTATTTTTCGTAAAAATAGTTGAAATTGAAGGGGAAAAAACTTTTCCAAAAATACTCTAAATGTCTAGATTAAAAAATGACAGACCAAACTATGGATTAGGCAGAGGACAAAATATTATGGACTAGTAACTTACATTATTTAGACACAAGTAaagtttattaataaaaatatgtcgAAGAATGACATAAAAGTTGCTTACGAAATAGtattaaagttttttatgtgtaaaaaaaaataaatacatggtGAGCTTTGTTaaggttttgaaaaaaaaaagactagtaAAGCTTTTTCTAGTCAAGAGAAAGATTTGTTGCATCATAGTAAGAAAAAGAATAAGGTGGGAGTTGAGAGTTTCATGGAGAATGTCTATGTAATCAAACATAAGGAGGGTGGTTTGCATGCCTATGATGTGGAAATGATTGTGGAGGAGAATTTGCTTAAGGGTATGCCCAAAGATGTTGTGTTGGACCTATGAAAGTTTTGTAATGGTCATGTGATTTCTTTATCTAAAGAGGAACTTGTGAGTTGGGATTCACAATGGAGAATTACTTTGGTAGTTAATGTTTTGGGAGAAAAGGTTAATTTTTGGACTATTGAGGTGAAGCTTCAGATGAGGAACGAAGAGCGAGAAGATTCAAATCATTGATATGCATGATGGATACTATTAAGTGATTTTTACCAATGAGGAGGGCTATAAATTCaccttgttcaagggctcttggaTGGTAGCAGATCACTGCCTCCTAGTTTATAATTAGAagctttttctttctaattcaGGCTAAAGAGTTAAAGAAGGTCACGCTTTAGATGTGTATTTGGCATCTTCCCATTAAACTCTACAATGAGATTTTCCTTAAAAGGATTGGTAAGACACTTGGGAGTTTTTTGAAAGTGGATTGATTTGCGTTTATCCATTCACAAGGAGAATTTGCTCGTGCTTGTGTGGAGTTAGATCTTGATAAGCCCTTGGTTACCCATATTATACCTAAAGGGTCTtctctttatttaaaatatggatGTTTACATGCTATTTTTTTAGATGTGGATATTTTGGCCATAAAAAAGATCAATGCATGGAGTTTTTAGAGGCTCAACAAATTTTGAGATGAAGAGGACGATGGTTTCTAGCACATTAGAGGCAGAGAAGGACAAGTCATTATAGTAGGAGATTAGGGTTGACATCAACCCAATTATTCATTCACCCACACTCGTTGAGAATGCTACTTAGTCCATTGATGATGTTAACAATGATTACAGATCATGGATGATTGTCTGATGTAGTGGTTGGAATAAACAAGGAAAAAGTGGCACCgttgaaagaatttcaaaatttgaagagaaaaaaaagttagacaAGATGCTACCATTAAAGGAAGGGTGGAGATGTGAttcttaattttacaaaaggagAATAATGTGGAACCAactttgaaaaatgtttatgaTGATTTGTTAAAAGGgaataaatgtattttaaataagGAAATTTCAATGCTTAATGAGAGTGGATCAATCATGATTGAGTCAAAAAGGGAAactattatgaaaaataaaataaatgttgatgTTTCTCATTTGGTGGGTCCAAATAAAAATGTGATTGCTCATGATTCTATTCCCAAATATATTATATGAGTAATGACTACGAGGTAAAAATCctcaaggaaaatgaaaaaaaaaaagatatttttgtggtaggaaagaaaagattttaaaaagaatttcaattcttTCACTAAATATAATAGGCAAGCAAGTGAAGCCTTGGTGGACAAAAAGGAAGTTTTAGGTTTGAAGGGGGTGAATACCTTTGATGatttagtttttgaaagtaTGAAATATCTTGAAGTGGATGGAATATGTGTTGGTCCAAGGATTAAGTATTTACCATTAGTCCATGTTCATGTTGATCTAGATGCAATAGCCCTTTTGTAAAGGAAAAAGGAATTAATGGTTATGAAGGCTATTTCTTAATCTAATAAGGATAAGACTTTGGAGATTTCGAATTGTTCAAAAGGATTAGAGGTGATTGCATCAGAGTTATTGGGTAGTGAGTTTCCTATAAAGGTTACTAGTTTATTACGAATATAGTTAGCTGGAATTGTCATGGTATGACAAGTAAAGGGTTTGGGTTTTTAACTAAGGATATTATGAAGAAGAatcaatcttttttattattcttttggaAACTCATATTACTGGAGTAAGAGCTTAAGGGATTATTAACAAGATTTGGCTTTAAGGTTCCTTTGTTTAAAAAGTCAATGGTTATTTTATGGATATATAGTGTTTGTGGAATCTAGTTAATTGGGAGGTTGATATGATTAGTAACTCGACTCAACTTATACATATGAAAGTCTAGTGGCATAATCAGTCCTTTTGGTTGTTAATAATTGTGTATGGAGCTCCTTATGTGGCTAGACATTAAGTTCTTTGCGATGATCATTATGAAGACTTTCAAGAATGTCTTGTAAAAGAATGGCCTTTTTGATGTGGGCTTCCAATGGGATGTTATtacttgaaagaaagaaaaaaagaatgggTGTTAGAATGGATccatgtttaattaatattggtTGAAGGCTAAGGTTTTAGAAGGCTACTATATCACTCATTTGGGATTGATGAACTTTGATCACATACATGCCTTTACCATTTAAACTTGAGAAGCCTAAAATTAGAAATCAACATAAGAGACCTTTTGGTTTGACATGCATTGGGCTATTCACAAGGATTTTCCTTCTTTAACCCATACTAGAGAAATGATTTTAGTTTCTCTTCTTGATTtggtaaaatttataatattattgatgaatTGATAATTTTGAAGAAAGAGGTGTTTAAGTGTACCCATCAAAAGAAATATAGGTGATGTGTAAAAATAGTGTTCATATAAGAGCAACTGTATCCTATGCATTAGTAATAATGGATTAAAAGTTCGGTTATCCAACCATAGAGATCAGTTGTATTCTCAAATAATCAAAACTATTAAACTAAACAACTGAGATGATTAAGAAGAagatttaagtatttttgtggtttttggtttttaaaagaaaacaaataaatgattGCAAAAGAGAGATTTAAGTGAAAGTAAAATTACTAGGAATTATGATTCACTAGTACTAATTTTTCCTTAATCTCAATTCTAATGAAGTTTCTCCTACAATTAATTACTGATTCTCAAAATCAATCAAAGCCTATGATCAAGGTTAAAGgatgttttttttgtcttaaatcaATACTCCAATGATCATGAATATATCAATTTAAGTCAAAGGATATAATTAATTCCAgaaattatcaattaaagatTAACTAATCTATCAAAGATGACCTAAAATAGTTTAATCATGCGACTTGGTGTAAACATTCTTTACCTAGGTTTATTAAACATATGTAAATGATTACCACAATACATTCGATTAAACATAGGATTGATCAATTCTCAATTAAGCAATAAGAAAAGGGTAGAAActagagaattaattaacataaaaacacTAAGAAATTTCATTAAGAACAAAGAAAGAGATACAATTAGATAGTTACATCATAACCTCCAGACTAGGGTGTCACTCATGGTCAAAGCAATATTAGAAAGCCCATAGAAAATTAGCTCAGGCATACCACAAGGGAAAAATGGTGATCATGATTCGTTCTCAAGGTGTTGTCTTCGCCTTAAAACCCTCAAAAGTGATCTctaattagaaaatatgataaaagGTCAAAAGGTACAAGATACAATCCATATTTATAACTTCTCAAAAAACATCAGTTAGAAAAGGCACATTATAGCTGTGATGAAATCCACCACGGTTATGGTCGGAAAGTCATGATGTTGAAGCACTAGGGCGTTGTGGATTAATTGCAGCCCTCATGAGTTGACTATGACTATGATGAAATTTATGACGATCGTTGTCAGAAGGTTGACACTATTCTAGAGGGCAATTATCCTTTACCATGGTCGTGTTGTTTATCATGATCATGATAAATATACCATGACCGTTATTAAGTGCAAAGTCTTCAAAATCTTCATAAAATTATGCAATTTTCAACTCTTTCACTCAATTGAGTGATTATATTCCTGTAATACAAAACTAGCGTCCAAACGTGAGTTATGTCAATAAAATACATGTAAATGACACAAAAATATCACTAAAAAAAGTGGTTTATCAATAGGGTTTTGCAAAAGCTTGATCATTTGGATCACAAGATGGTATGTTTCATGATTCAAGATTGGAAGGTGTAAATAGATATGGAgaaagtatgaaaaggttttagTTGAAGAAGAGTTATTTTGGTTCCCAAAATGTGGGACAAAATGGACTTTTTATGGTGATCAAAATACTAAATATTTTCATGGTGTTGCAACTATtaggagaagaaggaaaaaatatgaGATGATTACGTATGATGATGGGAATTAGGACATTTTATAGGAAATGATCCTTGGttattataaaaacttatttcaaaataatgagttacttttacttttgttttgagTCGATTAATGTCTTTATAATTTtggaagataataaaaaaatggatcataaaataaatgtttcccTAGAAGAAATCTATCAAACTATTCAAAATGTGGATAGTTATAAAGTCCTTGAGCCCAAATGGGTTTCAATCAagcaatcttttaaaaaaaaaaaacaatggaagGTAATGGATgtaaactttttaataatttatattttttaacaaattattgTATCATAAAAGTACAAGTTTGATGTATATCAAATACTTTTAATATTCATGAGTAAAGAAGAATTAATTAACACAACCGatattaataaatgaaaaggcattaatttttacaatttttatttgtttttagtaaCCATCATAATTAGAGTGTCGACTTCCTAATCAAATTGTGAGATATATTCATAAGTTTTTGTCATTTAGATAAACTATGAGActacttttatttgtttataatatagtcacataatatattattttatactaattttttatattatttgtttaaagCAAGTATAGACATGTTAATACACAGAGAATTGTACAAAAATTCAGGACCATTTTGTGAGAAAGAAAAGTATACAAGACtaaatttttttgtagtttcaaatagtatggacaaatTTAGGTAAAATGTATGCAGTAAATTTTAACGCACTCTATGATCATaaatagaaattataatttaagaaattccaacataagttttatttaatttatattatattttcaaaatgtatttAGTGAATCATTtccaaaataagttttatttaatttatattatattttcaactaTCCATTTTATTATTGTGATATTAACTACATAATATTCAAAATGGAAAAAGAGTATTtccatataaaataaattatcataaaattaaagctttttattaattaatatgaaaaataaaattaattttcaaataagattaaaaattaaattaaattaactaatctTCTTCAAtagcataaattatttttttattacgcAATTAACAGccccaataaaattaataaaattaacaaatcttCTTTAATAGGAGTAGTATTTCATAAATCACAATATTACTATATGCACATAATAAACCGTGTGAGAACTTGGAAACTACAAAAAATTTCTTGAGATGCGTTGCCGTACAGAAAGGCCAAAAACTCTCTTAGTTGTTTAACTTTGAGAAGGGAGAGACTGTTTGAATTACCGGCTGTGACAACTTGGTAGTTGGGAAGCACTTTTGGCGTGAGCATATCAAAATCACCCTCAAGTAACTAGTTACCGACAACGTGCGACAGTAAATCGTTGGCGTTCACATCTTGTGTCTCATAAAAAGACGCTTTACTTTAAATTGCACTGCACCTTTTTGGGACCAACCCTCCATAATGTTCTGGGCCGGGCCCATAGGCCCAAACCACCAAGCAGTACTCATGCATGTTTTTGTAATGAGTTATAAAGAACATGCTTttgtaaaatgaaattgtaagtatagtgtaaaaatatacatacactgatctaaacatgcaaataaatttaaatagcatatttagatcaaacagcggaaattaaaaggaattacaagcgtacctccagccattgcaaatCGAACGGGAAGCGGCTCACACACGAACCTGAAAGacagttttgttcttccagacccttactcactctgaatagatgatgtattttttttttctgaatagagaagtgagtttggtgatacaaaactgagagcaccccatcctatttatagagtctgtccatCACAGAGCTCTCTCAACTTGTTATCAGAACGTGAGATAGGAAGTTATCAGACGTGAGATAAGAAGTTATCAGTACATGAGATGATGGgtacgtgatttgttactgaaggtggttgcaaatatactttgcaaagatatgggatgaatgtggatggaaaatggaccagattcaaaataactaattttttcaaaaataataaaattaattaattaaaagaacgtGGAGGTGAACGTGCACTtccaacattctcccacttggtccatttaACCCAACATCAACCGtaacaagaaacataatatatgagtcatggcgataggtcctctgatgatgagtagtatcttccatgtaccacaatatatcaagtctctcaacactagctctcaacttaatgaataaaccatatgtttattctatatctaaaccgaatgatttttctcgaaataaataaatatgtgcacaaaacgatatgagaaaatatctaactgaataagagtttcattgaaaataacaaatgtacgtacaatgaaattacatcatggaaccaagtcccattcgtactacatgatccttaaaattctttggtggcatgcctttagttaaaggatcagcaATCATTAACTCAGTGTTGACgtgttcaatgaccactttcttttctttaacacgttctcttatggctaagtacttgatgtcgatgtgcttacttcgacttccacttttgttatttttagccATAAACATCGCAGCAAAgttgtcacaatacaactttaatggcctagaaatagagtccacaactctaaggccagatatgaaactcttcaaccatacaccatgcgaggtagcctcaaaacaagaaatgaactcagcctccatagtggaagtagcagtcaaggtttgtttggcacttctccaagatacagctccactggctaacataaaaatataaccagatgttgatcttcgtgaatcaacgcaactagcaaagtctgagtcggagtagccaatcacttctagacaatcagtttgtctgtacatgagcatgtaatcttttgttccttgaagatatctcatcactttctttgcagctttccagtggtcaatacctggattactttgatatcttcccaaaactccaacagcgaatgcaatatcaggtctagtgcaaacctgagcatacataaggcttccgactgctgaagcatatggaatatttttcatgtgttcccgctcaaaatcatttttggggcattgactcaaagcaagtttgtcacccttcacaatgggagctacacttggtgaacaatctttcatattaaatctctctaaaactttgttgatataggtttCTTGAGACAAGCCTAAAGTTCCTCGAGATCTTTCTCTATGGATCTTTATGCCTATGACATAAGATGCctctcccatatccttcatatcaaagttctttgagagaaattgtttcacctcatatagcatacccttatcattagtcgcaagcagaatgtcatctacgtataatacaaggaaacaaatcttactcccactgaccttctggtatatacagtgatccatgacattctcttcaaagctaaatgaagaaatgacctcatgaaattttaaataccattggcgggaggcttgtttcaatccatagatggacttattaagcttgcagactagtgctcaccaacactagataagaatccctcaggttgtttcatgtaaacctcttcttctagatcaccattcaggaacgccgttttcacatccatttgatgcagctcaagatcaaaatgagctactaatgccaaattactcgaagagagtctttcttagatacaggggaaaaggtctctctgtaatcgattccttctctttgagtgaatcctttagcaacaagtcttgccttatgtctctcaatgttgccttctgagtctttctttgttttgaagacccatctacatccgatggcttttacaccaacaggcaactcaacgagatcccaaacttggttagatgccatagaatccatctcatccctcatagcattataccacaaatttgattccttagaactcatggcttgtgaaaacgtctcaggatcattttcggctccaatgttgtagtctgattcttgtaggtacactacataatcactaggaattgctgtcttttttattctagtagatcttcttaatgttgtttggtcatcttgctgaggaacttgttcaactggttcttcaccagtttgttcaatatcatcatgttgttcctcacaaacaactcgatctacatga is a window encoding:
- the LOC102670224 gene encoding DNA-directed RNA polymerase V subunit 5A — its product is MLKNRGYSIPSHEIDLSLSDFHDMHGQSPDPDRLRLSLTHATNSSKRILVIFCEPGVVKVTAIQNIAGQIINRDTLTGLMLIVENHITSQALKAVNLFSFKVEIFQITDLLVNITKHVLKPKQQVLTDKQKKNLLKKYNIKEKQLPRMLLTDAIARYYGLERGQVVKVTYSGEITQMHVW